In the Chroococcidiopsis sp. SAG 2025 genome, one interval contains:
- a CDS encoding response regulator, whose product MRILLIEDDELVAKALAKALAGQHYAIDLATDGQAGWELLVACKYDLILLDVMLPKLDGITLCRRLRSQGDRTPIILVTAKDNSTSKVHGLDAGADDYITKPVDLAELSARIRALLRRGDFAAPPVLEWGDLRLDPSICKVSYSNQPIDLTPKEYGLLELFLRNRHRVFSCGVILDRLWSYDEETPSEDTVRSHIKGLRMKLRAAGVLDDPIETVYGIGYRLKSAEQTKAKDTSKVRKKAARLSPEQEQQTLTGVARVWERVKEKFIRRVATIKQAIALLQQGSLDEQLRHQAEQEAHKLAGSLGMYGFALGSRLARQIENLLQAGVSIAPEQARQLSELVAALHRELQRSTVQTPELQSIDESPWLLIVEPDRSLSEGLVMEATSRGMRGEIATDLVAIEERLKARSRPDAVLLDFSADTAQVGVKLLTELNAFTPPVPALILTDRDSLLDRVTVARLGGRGFLHKFLPPARVLDAVTQMLQRCRTATARILAVDDDPQVLQALHALLEPWGIKLSTVNNPLQFWDTLEAVAPDLLILDVEMPQISGIELCQVARNDPRWSGLPILFLTAHADAETMQRVFAAGADDYVNKPIVGPELIGRILNRLERSRLLQSLAQTDTLTKVANRRQSTQELSQLLRLAQLHDRPLCFAILDLDRLKQINDRYGHAVGDEILSRLGELLRRTFQSEDVVGRWGGAEFVVGMYGMTASDGVRRLVEVLVNLRQQQFTVPDREQLTVTFSAGVVQYPQDGSDLQALYQAAGIVLQQAKIAGGDRVLSC is encoded by the coding sequence ATGAGAATCTTACTAATTGAGGATGATGAACTTGTTGCCAAGGCTTTAGCTAAAGCTCTCGCCGGTCAACACTACGCTATCGATCTCGCCACCGACGGTCAGGCAGGGTGGGAACTATTAGTCGCATGTAAGTACGACTTAATTTTATTGGATGTCATGTTGCCCAAGCTAGATGGCATTACCCTTTGTCGGCGGTTGCGATCGCAAGGCGATCGTACCCCGATTATCTTAGTGACTGCTAAAGATAACAGCACGAGTAAAGTCCATGGTTTAGATGCTGGGGCGGATGACTATATTACTAAACCGGTTGACTTAGCAGAATTATCGGCTCGGATTCGGGCTTTACTGCGACGAGGTGATTTTGCTGCACCTCCTGTATTGGAGTGGGGCGACCTACGCCTCGATCCGAGTATATGTAAAGTCAGCTACAGTAACCAGCCAATCGATTTGACTCCAAAAGAATACGGACTACTAGAACTTTTCCTCCGCAATCGCCATCGCGTATTTAGTTGTGGGGTAATTCTCGATCGCCTGTGGTCTTATGACGAAGAAACTCCAAGTGAGGATACAGTGAGGTCTCACATCAAGGGATTAAGGATGAAACTGCGAGCGGCAGGAGTGCTAGACGATCCAATTGAGACTGTCTACGGCATTGGTTACCGCCTCAAATCGGCAGAACAGACAAAAGCTAAGGACACAAGCAAAGTTAGGAAAAAAGCAGCTCGTCTCTCACCGGAACAAGAACAGCAGACCCTTACAGGGGTGGCAAGAGTTTGGGAACGAGTCAAAGAAAAGTTTATTCGGCGAGTCGCCACAATCAAGCAAGCGATCGCTTTACTGCAACAGGGATCGCTGGACGAGCAATTGCGGCATCAGGCAGAGCAGGAGGCGCACAAGCTGGCAGGTTCGCTGGGAATGTACGGCTTTGCCTTGGGTTCTCGTCTCGCTCGGCAAATCGAAAACTTGCTGCAAGCTGGGGTCTCGATCGCTCCAGAGCAAGCGCGGCAGTTGTCCGAACTCGTTGCGGCACTGCACCGAGAATTGCAACGTTCAACCGTGCAGACTCCAGAACTACAGTCGATAGATGAATCCCCCTGGCTATTGATCGTAGAGCCAGACCGCTCGTTGTCTGAAGGTTTGGTCATGGAGGCAACTAGTAGGGGAATGCGCGGCGAAATAGCGACAGACCTAGTTGCAATCGAGGAGCGACTCAAAGCGCGATCGCGTCCTGATGCGGTGCTACTAGACTTTTCCGCTGATACGGCTCAAGTGGGCGTAAAATTGCTAACAGAGCTGAATGCTTTTACTCCACCCGTGCCAGCGCTAATTCTCACAGACCGAGATAGCTTACTCGATCGCGTTACTGTGGCTCGCTTGGGCGGACGCGGGTTTTTACACAAGTTCTTGCCTCCAGCACGGGTTCTCGATGCCGTGACGCAAATGTTGCAGCGCTGTCGTACTGCCACAGCAAGGATTCTAGCTGTAGACGATGACCCGCAGGTATTGCAAGCCCTACACGCTTTACTAGAGCCTTGGGGCATCAAACTCTCGACCGTCAACAATCCCTTGCAGTTCTGGGACACTTTGGAAGCTGTAGCACCAGATTTACTCATACTTGATGTAGAAATGCCGCAGATTAGTGGAATTGAGCTTTGTCAAGTTGCCCGCAACGACCCGCGCTGGAGCGGTCTGCCAATTCTGTTTCTGACCGCGCACGCGGATGCTGAAACGATGCAACGTGTATTTGCCGCAGGTGCTGACGATTACGTTAACAAACCGATAGTTGGTCCGGAACTGATCGGCCGCATTCTCAACCGGCTAGAGCGATCGCGTTTATTACAGAGTCTCGCTCAAACCGATACTCTGACTAAAGTTGCCAATCGCCGCCAGTCAACCCAAGAGTTATCCCAACTGCTACGCTTAGCCCAGTTGCACGATCGCCCGTTGTGCTTCGCTATTCTAGACTTAGATCGTCTCAAGCAGATTAACGACCGCTACGGTCATGCAGTCGGAGACGAAATACTGTCCCGCTTGGGAGAGCTGCTGCGACGAACTTTCCAAAGTGAAGATGTTGTAGGTCGATGGGGTGGCGCAGAGTTCGTTGTCGGGATGTATGGGATGACGGCGAGTGATGGAGTGCGGCGGCTGGTTGAAGTCCTGGTTAACTTGCGTCAGCAACAATTTACCGTTCCCGATCGCGAGCAATTGACCGTGACTTTTAGTGCTGGTGTCGTCCAGTATCCCCAGGACGGTTCCGACTTGCAAGCGCTATATCAAGCCGCTGGTATTGTCTTGCAGCAAGCTAAAATCGCGGGAGG
- the mgtE gene encoding magnesium transporter, with translation MLTQEGRIALTDITDLNLLKAELNRLPPVDVGDYIAELSPQQQAIAFRLLNKNQAIAVFEYLPQEVQEELIGSLHDAQVFHLVESMSPDDRAELFDELPAGVVKRLLQQLSAEERQATATILGYPEGTAGRVMTTEYVRLRQGLTVGEALNKIRRSDEDKETIYYAYVTDDNRKLVSVVSLRQLLFTIPDVLIREIASQRVVRVRTDTPQAEAAQLMKRYDLIAIPVVDREDRLVGIITVDDVVDILEEEATADIQKLAGVSGGDEAALSPPQVTIRKRLPWLLANIGLYVGAASAIAPFQQVISVVPVLAVIMPILSNTSGNVAIQALSVTVRGLGVGEVTPLDTLKILRKEILAGLGTALALAIALGILSLIWSPPQERWVAIVAASVMAINVFVAASLGTMLPMGLKRLKLDPALISGPLLTTILDAVGFLTFLSLISLALKIASKQA, from the coding sequence ATGCTCACTCAAGAAGGACGTATTGCCCTAACCGATATTACCGATCTCAACTTACTCAAAGCAGAATTGAACCGTTTGCCCCCTGTAGATGTAGGGGATTATATTGCGGAACTTTCCCCCCAGCAACAAGCGATCGCCTTTCGCTTGCTCAACAAAAATCAGGCGATCGCTGTATTTGAATACTTACCTCAAGAAGTGCAGGAAGAATTAATCGGTTCTCTGCACGATGCCCAGGTATTTCACCTAGTAGAGTCGATGAGTCCTGACGACAGGGCAGAGTTGTTTGACGAGTTACCTGCTGGTGTTGTCAAGCGGCTGCTACAGCAACTCAGTGCTGAAGAACGGCAAGCCACAGCAACAATATTAGGCTATCCCGAAGGTACGGCAGGACGGGTGATGACGACGGAATACGTCCGCCTGCGTCAAGGTTTAACTGTAGGAGAAGCCCTAAATAAGATTCGACGCAGTGACGAAGATAAGGAAACGATTTACTATGCCTACGTCACCGACGATAATCGCAAACTAGTGAGCGTGGTTTCCTTACGACAATTATTGTTTACCATTCCCGATGTTTTAATTCGCGAGATTGCCAGTCAGCGAGTCGTGCGAGTCAGAACTGATACACCCCAAGCAGAAGCCGCCCAGTTGATGAAACGCTACGACTTGATCGCCATACCTGTTGTAGATCGGGAGGATCGCTTGGTCGGAATTATCACTGTTGACGATGTGGTAGATATTTTAGAAGAAGAAGCTACGGCAGATATTCAAAAATTAGCAGGGGTTAGCGGTGGTGACGAAGCAGCTTTATCTCCGCCCCAGGTAACGATCCGCAAGCGATTGCCTTGGCTGTTAGCAAATATTGGGTTGTACGTTGGGGCAGCTAGCGCGATCGCACCTTTTCAACAGGTGATTTCTGTTGTTCCCGTGTTAGCCGTAATCATGCCAATTTTATCTAACACGAGCGGTAATGTAGCGATACAAGCATTGTCGGTGACGGTACGCGGGTTAGGCGTGGGTGAAGTTACGCCCCTGGATACGTTAAAAATTCTCCGTAAAGAGATCTTGGCTGGGCTAGGAACAGCCTTAGCTTTGGCGATCGCTTTGGGAATTCTTTCCTTAATTTGGTCGCCACCCCAAGAACGCTGGGTAGCAATTGTAGCTGCTTCGGTGATGGCAATTAACGTATTTGTAGCGGCAAGTTTAGGGACAATGCTACCGATGGGATTAAAGCGATTGAAACTCGATCCGGCATTGATCAGCGGTCCCCTACTCACAACTATTCTCGATGCCGTTGGGTTCTTAACCTTCCTCTCACTAATTTCTCTCGCCTTGAAAATAGCAAGTAAACAGGCGTAG
- a CDS encoding ABC transporter permease, translated as MAEKKRSLSYYLLAGFFGLFVLFLYGPMSAIFLLSLQGPEGQLTFPMRGFSFHWLKAVFEPQRVGNFVDGFGRSLWLGLIVMLITVVFSVMAGLAFRRKFFGSNLIFYLTISSLIVPSILVSLGIGILFSIVGLDNQWYSSALAGHLTWTLPFAFLIMLGIFGRFNPAYEEAARDLGASDTTTFWQIVFPLIASSVIGVGLLGFTLSYDEFTRTSLISGETNTLPLEIFGMTTNVTSPALYALGTLTTLFSFALIAIALVAINSLSRQQTR; from the coding sequence ATGGCAGAAAAAAAACGATCGCTTTCTTACTATCTACTAGCAGGATTTTTCGGATTATTTGTCTTATTCCTTTATGGTCCAATGTCTGCTATTTTTCTCTTATCTTTGCAGGGACCAGAAGGACAATTAACTTTCCCGATGCGCGGTTTTAGTTTTCATTGGCTCAAAGCAGTGTTTGAGCCGCAGCGGGTAGGAAACTTTGTCGATGGATTTGGGCGATCGCTTTGGCTGGGATTAATTGTCATGCTAATTACAGTTGTCTTTAGCGTGATGGCAGGGCTAGCATTTCGTCGGAAGTTTTTCGGCTCGAATTTGATTTTTTACCTGACAATTTCTAGCTTAATAGTCCCTAGCATTCTAGTCTCATTAGGGATTGGAATTTTGTTTAGTATAGTCGGGTTAGATAATCAGTGGTATTCTTCGGCGCTTGCTGGGCATTTAACCTGGACGTTACCTTTTGCCTTCTTAATTATGCTAGGAATATTCGGTCGTTTTAACCCTGCTTATGAAGAAGCTGCCCGCGATTTGGGAGCGAGCGACACGACAACATTTTGGCAAATTGTATTTCCTTTGATTGCCTCTAGTGTCATTGGTGTAGGGTTACTAGGATTTACACTTTCCTACGATGAGTTTACCCGCACGTCATTAATTTCTGGAGAGACTAACACCTTGCCATTAGAAATTTTTGGTATGACAACAAATGTCACTTCTCCCGCACTATATGCCTTGGGAACATTGACAACTTTATTTTCTTTTGCTTTGATTGCGATCGCATTAGTGGCAATTAATTCCCTATCTCGGCAGCAAACAAGATGA
- a CDS encoding ABC transporter permease produces MNSSKTLRNYLLVAPQTLIFVLFLVLPIIAIAIVSFWNFNGFAMTPGFTLNNYLGIFSSRVYLSTYLNTFKFAFLVWLFCLLISYPAAYFLAFHIKSPKWQTILFLICTVPFLTSNIIRMISWIPFLGREGLINQALMGLGITRQPVEIFLFSDFSVILAMVHLYCLFMVAPIFNSMMRSDRSLVTAAEDLGSSPLQIQKEIILPLSAAGIAIGSIFVVTLVMGEFATMRIMSGGKSSSVGYLIKNQLDSLQYPLAAANAVVLLIVTLIIVFAILRVVDIRKEL; encoded by the coding sequence ATGAATAGCTCAAAAACTTTACGCAATTATTTGTTGGTAGCTCCACAAACGCTGATATTTGTATTGTTTCTAGTGCTACCAATTATCGCGATCGCAATTGTCAGTTTTTGGAATTTTAACGGCTTTGCGATGACCCCAGGATTCACTTTAAATAACTACTTGGGAATTTTTAGTTCGAGAGTTTACTTGTCAACTTATCTCAATACATTTAAATTTGCTTTTCTCGTTTGGTTGTTTTGCTTACTGATTAGCTATCCGGCCGCTTACTTTTTGGCTTTTCACATTAAAAGTCCGAAATGGCAAACAATTTTATTTTTAATTTGTACCGTGCCTTTTCTCACATCAAATATTATTCGGATGATTTCTTGGATTCCGTTTTTAGGGAGAGAGGGATTAATTAATCAGGCATTAATGGGATTAGGCATAACTAGACAGCCAGTGGAGATTTTTCTATTTTCTGATTTTTCCGTCATTCTGGCGATGGTGCATCTCTATTGTTTATTTATGGTTGCACCAATCTTTAATAGCATGATGCGGAGCGATCGCTCTTTGGTGACGGCTGCTGAGGATCTGGGGTCTTCTCCATTGCAAATTCAAAAAGAGATTATTCTACCTTTATCTGCTGCGGGAATTGCGATCGGTTCGATTTTTGTGGTGACGTTGGTGATGGGAGAATTTGCCACGATGCGGATTATGAGTGGTGGTAAATCTTCTTCTGTTGGCTATTTAATTAAGAACCAACTCGATAGTTTGCAGTATCCACTAGCAGCAGCAAATGCGGTTGTGTTATTGATTGTTACGCTGATAATTGTTTTTGCTATTTTGCGCGTGGTTGATATTCGCAAAGAGTTATAA
- a CDS encoding PotD/PotF family extracellular solute-binding protein, with the protein MAKISRRKLLKTGLAAGGTAIAAASCSNRGPTVITNKLQDVTLRLIGTGAAQINDIRVQAEKDLGFKIQMRALSTAENIQIAITQPKQYDIFDGEYFALPLVAPSGNLQPIDIRKIKEFDKITPIFTTGELYPGARVNTSQGTAPRKVMFLKGKDSTEFASEPTDWATMIPFQYNADTLGYRPDLVGKKIESWADLFDPQFKGKTSLLDIPSIGIMDAAMVMEATGQMKFGDKGNMTREELNKVTNLLIEQKQAGQFRAFWKTFDESVNLMSSGEVVLQSMWSPAVTAVRARGIPCVYAPLKEGYRGWGGGLGLSKNLSGIKLDAAYEYLNWMLDGWVGGFLSRQGYYSAAPQNARKFMKPEEWDFWYEGKPATIDIIDPFGKKIESKGAVRDGGSFTERMGNVVCWNSFMQQQVYLVYKWTEFIVA; encoded by the coding sequence ATGGCGAAAATTAGTCGGCGCAAGCTGCTTAAAACAGGTTTGGCAGCAGGGGGAACTGCGATCGCGGCTGCTAGTTGTTCCAACCGTGGTCCAACAGTTATTACTAACAAACTTCAAGATGTGACGCTGCGATTAATTGGCACGGGTGCGGCACAAATTAACGATATTCGCGTCCAAGCAGAGAAAGATTTGGGTTTCAAAATTCAAATGCGGGCGTTGAGTACGGCAGAAAATATTCAAATTGCCATTACTCAACCCAAACAATACGATATTTTTGACGGTGAATATTTTGCCCTGCCATTAGTCGCTCCTTCTGGCAATCTTCAGCCAATTGATATTAGGAAAATCAAAGAATTCGATAAAATTACGCCGATCTTCACGACTGGAGAATTATATCCAGGGGCAAGAGTCAACACCTCTCAGGGAACGGCTCCTCGCAAAGTCATGTTTCTGAAAGGCAAAGATTCAACTGAATTTGCTTCAGAACCGACTGACTGGGCGACGATGATTCCATTTCAGTACAACGCTGATACGTTGGGATATCGTCCCGATTTAGTCGGTAAGAAAATTGAATCTTGGGCAGATTTATTTGACCCTCAATTTAAAGGCAAAACATCTCTGCTCGATATTCCTTCCATTGGCATTATGGATGCAGCAATGGTAATGGAAGCAACAGGACAAATGAAGTTTGGCGACAAAGGTAACATGACCAGAGAAGAACTCAACAAGGTGACGAACCTGTTAATCGAGCAAAAGCAAGCAGGTCAATTTCGTGCCTTTTGGAAGACCTTTGATGAGTCTGTCAACTTGATGTCATCTGGGGAAGTGGTGCTGCAATCGATGTGGTCGCCTGCGGTGACTGCTGTGAGAGCAAGGGGAATCCCTTGCGTTTATGCACCCTTGAAGGAAGGCTATCGCGGTTGGGGTGGTGGTTTGGGTTTGTCGAAGAATCTTTCGGGAATCAAATTAGACGCAGCTTACGAGTACCTCAACTGGATGCTAGACGGTTGGGTAGGCGGATTTCTCTCGCGTCAAGGTTACTACAGTGCAGCCCCCCAAAATGCCAGAAAGTTCATGAAGCCGGAAGAATGGGACTTTTGGTATGAAGGCAAACCTGCCACGATCGACATTATCGATCCCTTTGGTAAAAAGATTGAGTCTAAAGGTGCGGTGCGCGATGGTGGTTCCTTCACAGAACGAATGGGTAATGTTGTCTGCTGGAACTCCTTCATGCAGCAGCAAGTTTATCTCGTTTATAAGTGGACTGAGTTTATTGTGGCTTAG
- a CDS encoding ABC transporter ATP-binding protein encodes MTTTGVRQEFLQTSSATQQALANAAAGVSLRSVTKKYGSFTAVENLTLDIPAGNYCCLLGPSGCGKTTALRTIAGHEEVTSGDILIGDRRVNDIPAAKRNTSMMFQSYALFPHKSIWENVEFGLKMRKLPEQERRTRVGEMLEMVGLSHVAERKPNMLSGGQQQRIALARALATRPQVLMLDEPLSALDENLRVRMRTELRRIQKQFGMTFIQVTHHVEEAFSLSDMVVVMTHGRIDQVATPAELFNTPASQFVAKFMGDNNIFTGKVVNSVADTNLDLIQLEVEGIGSLFCRGHAAPVGSQAACSIRPDLMQIESHSPTVSIQSSLAANQITARIVAVEMTGFVTRVSLMAEATGQEILYKARTTDWDANALAEGQLVVLSWSKDNCVFLAA; translated from the coding sequence ATGACAACAACTGGAGTTAGACAAGAATTCCTCCAAACGAGTTCAGCAACGCAACAAGCTTTAGCTAATGCGGCGGCTGGCGTATCGTTGCGATCGGTGACGAAGAAATACGGCTCGTTTACAGCAGTTGAAAATTTGACCTTAGATATTCCCGCTGGAAACTACTGCTGTTTGTTAGGTCCGAGTGGATGTGGCAAAACTACAGCGCTGAGAACGATCGCCGGACACGAAGAAGTCACAAGCGGAGATATTTTAATTGGCGATCGGCGCGTCAACGACATTCCAGCAGCGAAACGCAATACTTCGATGATGTTCCAAAGCTATGCCTTGTTTCCACATAAAAGCATTTGGGAAAACGTCGAATTTGGCTTGAAAATGCGTAAACTCCCAGAACAAGAACGCCGTACCAGAGTGGGAGAGATGCTAGAAATGGTGGGTTTGAGCCATGTAGCCGAGCGCAAACCGAATATGCTCAGTGGCGGACAACAGCAACGAATTGCACTAGCAAGAGCCTTAGCCACCCGTCCCCAGGTATTGATGTTGGACGAACCTTTAAGCGCCTTGGATGAAAACTTAAGAGTACGAATGCGAACGGAGTTACGCCGAATTCAGAAACAATTCGGCATGACCTTCATTCAGGTGACTCACCACGTTGAGGAAGCTTTTTCTCTCTCTGATATGGTGGTGGTGATGACCCACGGACGGATCGATCAAGTTGCGACTCCCGCGGAACTGTTCAACACTCCCGCTTCCCAGTTTGTAGCTAAATTTATGGGAGACAACAATATCTTTACAGGTAAAGTTGTCAACAGCGTTGCAGATACCAATTTGGATTTAATTCAACTGGAAGTAGAGGGCATTGGTTCGCTATTTTGTCGCGGACACGCTGCACCAGTTGGAAGCCAAGCTGCATGTTCGATCCGTCCCGATTTAATGCAGATCGAGTCTCATTCACCTACTGTTTCTATTCAGTCTTCTCTCGCTGCCAATCAAATTACCGCTCGGATTGTCGCTGTAGAAATGACGGGTTTTGTGACGCGAGTTTCCTTGATGGCAGAAGCTACAGGGCAAGAAATATTGTATAAAGCCCGTACAACTGATTGGGATGCAAACGCACTTGCAGAAGGGCAATTAGTCGTACTTAGTTGGTCGAAAGATAACTGCGTTTTCTTAGCTGCGTAG
- a CDS encoding GntR family transcriptional regulator, with protein MLRSPALSLSPQSLQRQRSLQEQAYQALRNAILSGELAPGERLVETKLANKLQVSRTPIREAIRLLQHENLATSDLDGVLRVATISIVDAMQLYDCRIALEELSVRGACHHATEMQLQELESMVEQAEKIVNSKPTQLTSFRLLDIDYRFHRLLAQSSGNPWLVSLLDRVFDQMQLLRIQTTKHNPDVLEIRTEHRQIYQPIQQRDEKAAVEAMVSHLRASKARVVQEVEQLQQTEVSRESGVGSRESLDF; from the coding sequence ATGCTAAGGAGTCCCGCTTTGTCCCTGTCTCCTCAGTCGCTCCAGCGACAGCGATCGCTACAAGAACAAGCATATCAGGCGTTGCGGAATGCCATACTCTCAGGGGAACTAGCACCAGGAGAGCGACTAGTAGAAACCAAATTAGCGAACAAGCTTCAGGTAAGTCGAACGCCGATCCGAGAAGCAATTCGCTTACTTCAGCATGAAAATCTAGCGACAAGCGACCTAGATGGAGTCCTGCGGGTTGCGACGATCTCAATTGTGGATGCAATGCAATTGTACGATTGCCGAATTGCTTTAGAAGAATTATCTGTCCGGGGAGCCTGTCACCATGCGACAGAAATGCAACTGCAAGAACTTGAAAGCATGGTTGAGCAAGCAGAAAAGATAGTGAATAGTAAACCTACACAACTGACTAGCTTTCGCTTGTTAGATATTGACTACCGTTTTCATCGGTTATTAGCGCAGAGTTCCGGCAATCCCTGGCTTGTCTCCCTGTTAGATCGAGTTTTCGATCAAATGCAACTGTTAAGGATTCAGACAACCAAACATAACCCCGATGTATTAGAAATTCGTACAGAACATCGACAAATTTACCAACCCATACAGCAGCGAGATGAAAAAGCAGCAGTTGAGGCAATGGTTTCCCACTTAAGAGCAAGTAAAGCGCGAGTCGTACAGGAAGTCGAACAATTACAGCAAACGGAAGTGAGCCGGGAGTCGGGAGTCGGGAGTCGGGAAAGTTTGGATTTTTGA
- a CDS encoding gamma-glutamylcyclotransferase: MKKVFICGSALRGQPDHQNLQSAKFVKTAATQPRYRLHAAGDGWHPAIYEVAEGGISIPGEVYEMTKEQFEYLSANEPPNMYASDIVLEDGEVLTAFLYPKELIEKYNWTDISHLGGWAAYKASSSES; this comes from the coding sequence ATGAAGAAAGTTTTTATTTGTGGTTCGGCATTGCGCGGACAACCAGATCATCAAAATCTTCAGTCAGCAAAGTTTGTCAAAACAGCAGCAACTCAACCCCGCTATCGCCTTCATGCTGCTGGTGACGGTTGGCATCCGGCGATTTATGAAGTCGCAGAAGGTGGAATTTCTATTCCTGGGGAAGTCTATGAAATGACGAAAGAGCAGTTTGAATATTTGTCGGCAAATGAGCCACCGAATATGTATGCAAGCGATATTGTTCTAGAGGATGGAGAAGTCTTAACAGCATTTCTTTATCCGAAAGAATTAATTGAAAAATACAATTGGACTGATATTTCGCATCTTGGTGGGTGGGCTGCTTACAAAGCCAGTTCGAGCGAAAGTTGA
- a CDS encoding aspartate/glutamate racemase family protein, whose protein sequence is MKIKVINPNTTASMTQKIGLAAKAVASPDTEIIACNSTMGAVSIEGHYDEALSVVGLLEEIHQGEATGVDGYVIACFGDPGLLAARELARGPVLGIAEAAMHAASFVATGFSIVTTLKRTRVIARQLVENYGMSRFCRNIRAIDLPVLELEIAGSPARKAIIQECRSALAEDDCGAIVLGCGGMADLPAEISGEIGIPVIDGVTAAVKFVEALVSLGLSTSKVGDLAYPIPKPYTGMLAPFAPKK, encoded by the coding sequence ATGAAAATCAAAGTCATCAACCCCAATACCACAGCTAGCATGACCCAAAAAATCGGGTTAGCAGCAAAAGCCGTCGCCAGTCCTGACACTGAGATTATTGCTTGCAACTCAACTATGGGAGCAGTTTCGATCGAAGGACATTACGATGAAGCACTCAGCGTAGTTGGCTTACTTGAAGAAATTCACCAAGGAGAAGCGACGGGGGTAGATGGTTATGTCATCGCTTGTTTTGGCGATCCTGGCTTGCTGGCTGCCCGCGAACTAGCACGGGGTCCCGTCCTCGGTATTGCGGAAGCGGCGATGCACGCTGCGAGTTTTGTGGCTACTGGATTTTCCATCGTTACCACCCTCAAACGCACGCGAGTCATTGCTCGGCAATTAGTAGAAAACTACGGTATGAGTCGCTTTTGTCGTAATATTCGCGCGATCGATCTCCCTGTGTTGGAACTGGAGATTGCAGGATCTCCAGCTCGCAAGGCAATTATTCAAGAGTGTAGATCTGCCCTAGCTGAAGATGACTGCGGGGCGATCGTTTTAGGATGTGGTGGTATGGCTGACCTACCTGCTGAAATTAGCGGCGAGATTGGTATTCCCGTCATTGATGGTGTTACTGCTGCTGTCAAATTTGTAGAAGCTTTGGTAAGTTTGGGTTTAAGTACGAGTAAGGTGGGAGATTTAGCCTATCCCATTCCTAAGCCTTACACTGGTATGCTTGCCCCTTTTGCTCCCAAAAAGTAA
- a CDS encoding PAS domain-containing protein: protein MPINPNKFAKHPDELTSQLEAMCRRLENLYIRAKEPAWSPAELLAESFRELSCSLEEIYVAIEELRQQNEELAAARFLVEQERQRYQDLFELAPDGYFVTNAAGVILEANRAAVSGTLKLSKPKYSRT from the coding sequence ATGCCAATCAATCCAAATAAGTTTGCCAAGCATCCAGACGAGCTAACGAGTCAGTTAGAAGCAATGTGCCGTCGCTTAGAAAATTTGTATATTCGTGCAAAAGAGCCAGCTTGGTCGCCAGCCGAGTTACTGGCAGAATCTTTTAGAGAACTCAGTTGTTCTCTAGAAGAGATTTATGTTGCTATTGAGGAGCTGCGGCAGCAAAATGAAGAATTGGCAGCAGCTAGATTTTTAGTCGAGCAGGAGCGCCAACGCTACCAAGATTTATTTGAATTGGCTCCAGATGGCTATTTTGTCACTAATGCTGCGGGAGTTATTCTCGAAGCTAATCGTGCTGCTGTTAGTGGGACTTTAAAACTTTCTAAGCCCAAATATAGCCGAACTTAG